A single window of Bacillus spongiae DNA harbors:
- a CDS encoding alpha/beta hydrolase has translation MPFLNVEDQVGLYYEDVGDGTPVIFIHGVWMSSKFFQKQTEFFSKNHRAILVDLRGHGQSSKVHHGHTVANYARDLHCFIEKLNLKDVVLVGWSMGAFVAWDYLQQFGEENVKGTVIVDELPSDFKWDDFSMGAFDFPTLIHLMREVQNNRTGFLTEFIPLMFKKELSQDAFDWMLKETLKLPESVASAILFDQTVVDYRKQFQNINVPTLLCFGRDEKLIPVAAGEYIHKRLNHSQFTIFENSCHCPFLEEPDMFNKTVSGYILSL, from the coding sequence ATGCCGTTTCTAAATGTGGAAGACCAAGTCGGTTTGTATTATGAAGACGTGGGTGACGGGACGCCGGTCATTTTCATCCATGGCGTATGGATGAGCAGCAAATTCTTTCAGAAGCAGACCGAATTTTTTAGTAAAAATCACCGGGCTATCCTAGTTGATTTACGAGGTCACGGCCAGTCCTCGAAAGTCCATCATGGACATACTGTTGCAAATTATGCGCGTGACTTGCACTGTTTTATCGAAAAGCTTAACCTGAAAGATGTCGTCCTCGTCGGATGGTCGATGGGTGCTTTCGTTGCATGGGATTATCTCCAGCAGTTTGGTGAGGAAAATGTTAAGGGCACGGTGATAGTCGATGAGCTTCCGTCCGATTTCAAATGGGATGACTTCTCCATGGGTGCTTTCGATTTCCCAACTCTCATCCATCTCATGCGTGAAGTTCAGAACAACCGAACAGGATTTCTCACTGAGTTTATTCCACTCATGTTTAAAAAGGAGCTTTCTCAAGACGCCTTCGATTGGATGCTTAAAGAAACATTGAAACTACCAGAATCCGTCGCAAGCGCAATCCTATTCGATCAAACTGTCGTCGATTATCGTAAGCAATTTCAAAATATCAACGTTCCGACTCTCCTATGCTTTGGAAGAGACGAAAAGCTAATACCAGTCGCAGCAGGAGAATACATCCATAAACGTCTGAATCACTCACAGTTCACCATTTTTGAAAACAGCTGCCATTGTCCATTTTTAGAAGAGCCAGATATGTTTAATAAAACTGTAAGCGGGTATATTTTATCGTTATAG
- a CDS encoding McbB family protein — translation MVNTYTINKFIYHVLSNGEGVIQTQAGIVRTDNRDIMRLIQNWDETNQTMANEEEFKSMFAEDYIEAIEFLESYNIIEEVKEKNLDIDRVTIISNHKEIGTLLRSTIQNDYGKHVDVNLYDTAYYKPSKDKELTVVFLNPYNKELGLELRNRQMNAPTSIMLMSYVYESNFYLDSLYSPDWKTPCHQCHMGHIETQSLVADSDNLTYQQLVSSLYAVDQNFKIEVPLTATQHMNIVTLISNQLNRFMNDFQTSNLHPEEMTNCTLLDLKTLKYYKDTALHWEMCDCYE, via the coding sequence ATGGTGAATACATATACAATTAACAAGTTCATTTATCATGTATTGTCAAATGGTGAAGGCGTCATCCAAACACAAGCTGGGATTGTTCGTACAGACAATAGAGATATCATGCGCCTTATACAAAATTGGGATGAAACAAATCAAACAATGGCTAATGAGGAAGAATTCAAGTCAATGTTTGCCGAAGATTATATTGAAGCGATAGAATTTTTGGAGTCATACAACATTATAGAAGAAGTTAAGGAAAAGAACTTAGATATTGACCGAGTAACCATCATTTCTAATCATAAAGAAATTGGGACATTATTACGTTCTACAATACAAAACGATTACGGAAAACATGTAGATGTGAACTTATACGATACAGCTTACTATAAGCCTAGTAAAGATAAGGAACTGACTGTTGTGTTCTTGAATCCATACAATAAGGAACTTGGATTGGAATTAAGAAATCGTCAAATGAACGCTCCTACCTCCATTATGTTGATGAGTTACGTTTATGAGAGCAATTTCTACTTGGATAGTTTATATAGTCCTGATTGGAAAACCCCATGTCATCAATGTCACATGGGACATATTGAAACCCAATCATTAGTTGCAGATTCCGATAATTTGACCTATCAGCAATTGGTTTCCTCTCTTTATGCTGTAGATCAGAACTTTAAGATTGAAGTTCCACTAACGGCTACACAACACATGAACATTGTTACACTAATTAGTAACCAATTGAATCGATTTATGAACGATTTCCAAACCTCTAACCTTCATCCTGAAGAGATGACGAATTGCACCTTATTGGATTTGAAAACGCTGAAGTATTATAAAGATACTGCACTTCATTGGGAAATGTGTGACTGCTATGAATAA
- a CDS encoding nitroreductase family protein, translating to MNKTQTTLDIFQQKQDTFYADAMQDKILDERTIHDISKFHQSTTWHFPFHFGLDDRTLEWMDLVENTDVLPENVEDEIIFDDDANHEHDYKSTRHFNLDEGLSIQQLGEVLKCAFSRNSFRGSKPYPSAGALYPVIPLLYILNDKAVENGGVAGCYVFDSTNHKLMLIKSFNEEDQEKVRRNLCQNEDLYSNLAVGYALDIKRAITKYKKRGYRHGLIEVGLMAQSFRNSINRFQDMGECCWSGFNDNALSHLSGLNPKLAPLIMMQWFGKTR from the coding sequence ATGAATAAGACTCAAACAACTTTAGATATTTTCCAGCAGAAACAAGATACCTTTTATGCAGATGCGATGCAAGACAAGATTTTGGATGAAAGAACTATTCATGATATTTCTAAGTTTCATCAATCTACAACGTGGCATTTCCCTTTTCATTTCGGATTAGACGATCGTACACTTGAATGGATGGACCTTGTAGAGAATACGGACGTGTTACCAGAAAATGTCGAGGATGAAATAATATTCGATGATGACGCTAATCATGAACATGACTATAAAAGCACAAGACATTTCAATCTTGATGAAGGGCTGTCTATTCAACAACTAGGTGAGGTACTAAAATGTGCTTTCAGCCGGAACTCATTTAGGGGCTCTAAACCATATCCATCTGCTGGTGCGCTTTACCCTGTCATTCCGCTCCTGTACATATTGAATGATAAAGCAGTTGAAAATGGAGGAGTAGCAGGTTGTTATGTCTTTGATTCTACTAACCATAAACTGATGCTGATTAAGTCATTTAATGAAGAAGATCAAGAAAAAGTGAGACGGAACTTATGTCAAAACGAAGATTTATATTCAAATTTAGCAGTTGGCTATGCCCTTGATATAAAAAGAGCGATCACAAAATATAAAAAGCGGGGCTATAGACACGGCTTAATTGAAGTAGGTTTGATGGCTCAAAGCTTTAGAAATAGTATTAATCGGTTTCAAGACATGGGAGAATGCTGTTGGTCTGGTTTTAATGACAATGCACTGTCTCATCTTTCAGGACTCAATCCTAAATTGGCCCCTCTTATTATGATGCAGTGGTTTGGAAAAACACGATGA
- a CDS encoding YcaO-like family protein has product MIFQRKKGTIFGYKTRKFQATDQLVQAYSRIPNFMDDEGYTGPIECGGIDRITSVAIKKAFSESIERRAVTLGAKGVSERDSKYENWPKLHLGTNENGGYSPSFDLIRQQPVLIPREVTSLRNKKPFIVDTTGTATHPIPQMAKLNAVKELFEKNALFSFWYGSKGKRVNQFSFDISKKLEKMGYELNMYVVDIFAPLQVVILIGHNPNHYTDLKYIFGVGSSVNLEDAIKKATTEAYMLRLYYNVLYFRGEHQSGLSSYDNEIVQQPMRKDVESHIEGFQNLPTYQGFMTSDTNENLDVIIEGLPKWLSQLYITVLPQSLNKEMIVVKAFSPNLINHIPKKEFVEIDIPFISNFLQISETEFDALPDCPII; this is encoded by the coding sequence ATGATTTTTCAAAGGAAAAAAGGAACCATTTTCGGTTATAAGACGAGAAAATTTCAGGCAACCGATCAACTCGTACAAGCCTACTCTAGAATACCGAATTTCATGGATGATGAGGGGTATACCGGGCCAATTGAATGTGGAGGAATAGACAGGATCACTTCTGTTGCCATTAAGAAGGCTTTTTCTGAATCAATAGAACGAAGAGCTGTTACGTTAGGTGCGAAGGGTGTGTCGGAAAGAGATTCTAAATATGAGAATTGGCCAAAACTTCACCTAGGAACGAATGAGAATGGCGGCTATAGCCCATCATTTGATTTAATTAGGCAACAACCAGTTCTAATTCCTAGAGAAGTCACTAGTCTTCGGAATAAGAAGCCTTTTATCGTAGATACAACGGGTACAGCTACCCACCCGATTCCTCAAATGGCAAAATTGAATGCAGTCAAAGAATTATTTGAAAAGAACGCCCTATTTTCATTTTGGTATGGATCGAAAGGAAAAAGGGTTAATCAATTCTCATTCGATATATCCAAGAAATTAGAGAAAATGGGATATGAACTCAACATGTATGTGGTAGACATCTTTGCTCCGCTTCAAGTGGTTATTTTAATCGGTCATAACCCAAATCACTACACCGATTTGAAATATATATTCGGAGTTGGTTCAAGTGTAAATCTAGAGGATGCAATCAAAAAGGCGACTACTGAAGCGTACATGCTCCGCCTCTATTATAATGTGCTCTATTTCCGCGGGGAACATCAGTCGGGCTTATCGTCCTATGACAACGAGATAGTTCAACAACCGATGCGTAAAGATGTTGAATCTCATATAGAAGGTTTTCAAAACCTCCCTACGTATCAAGGGTTTATGACTAGTGATACCAATGAAAATCTCGATGTGATTATCGAAGGCTTACCAAAATGGTTATCACAGTTATACATAACCGTATTGCCACAGTCATTAAATAAGGAAATGATTGTCGTCAAAGCTTTTTCGCCTAACCTTATTAACCACATTCCAAAAAAAGAATTTGTTGAAATCGACATCCCGTTCATTTCGAATTTTTTACAAATAAGTGAGACAGAATTCGATGCATTACCAGACTGTCCAATCATTTAA
- a CDS encoding YcaO-like family protein, translated as MDIEFQNQSNSSSSLLSHVVLKRPLFLNGIKTCKVSSNLHVGTSGQSVGYSINKVVKASLGEHLERLSLFKSKLKPDDERAMYFDAFNILSGETIQVPTSDILLEYNLPFFKHYKNMDSLYSDTCGVAAHINSRDAMLSGFLEFVERQSLIHTWLTERIGTSVRLDTIKDEHLHKTIHHLKRFVNEIRLFNISISKHVYVILTLGFHDKYFSVGVSADPNLDKAINGSLNEFAMILEGSILAEKESMEEQPFHDSQLYSEIFYNLSVEDFRNKFKFLLQSPPMDREVESKEYTFNQLIHNVSEELKIPIYCTFIPSFIESGPEKIVKVFSPDGYPHMNTELFDPEDFKISNSLPYNGFPNKGVHIPFP; from the coding sequence ATGGATATTGAATTTCAAAACCAATCAAATAGTTCTTCCTCCCTTCTTAGTCATGTTGTACTCAAGAGACCGCTATTTCTAAATGGAATAAAAACGTGTAAAGTTTCCTCAAATTTACACGTTGGTACATCTGGTCAATCAGTAGGATATAGTATTAATAAAGTCGTTAAAGCCTCTTTAGGAGAACATCTTGAAAGGTTAAGTCTTTTTAAATCCAAGTTGAAGCCTGATGATGAAAGAGCGATGTACTTCGATGCCTTCAACATACTTAGTGGAGAGACGATACAAGTTCCGACATCAGACATATTGCTAGAGTATAATTTGCCGTTTTTTAAACACTATAAAAATATGGATTCTCTTTATAGCGATACATGTGGGGTGGCTGCACATATTAATAGTCGAGATGCGATGCTCAGTGGTTTTTTGGAATTCGTCGAACGCCAGTCGCTGATTCACACATGGCTAACGGAACGAATTGGAACCAGCGTCAGACTAGACACAATTAAGGATGAGCATCTCCATAAGACGATCCATCACTTGAAGAGATTTGTTAATGAAATTAGATTGTTTAATATCTCTATTTCTAAGCATGTCTATGTCATTTTAACGTTAGGCTTCCATGATAAATATTTTTCAGTCGGAGTTAGTGCCGATCCGAATCTTGACAAAGCGATTAATGGCTCACTCAATGAATTTGCCATGATTTTAGAAGGAAGTATACTTGCTGAAAAAGAGTCAATGGAGGAACAGCCTTTTCATGATAGCCAGCTTTATTCTGAGATTTTCTACAATCTTTCCGTAGAAGATTTTCGCAATAAATTCAAGTTTTTGCTTCAATCTCCACCGATGGATAGGGAAGTAGAAAGTAAAGAATATACATTTAATCAGCTTATACATAATGTAAGTGAAGAATTAAAAATACCGATCTATTGCACATTTATTCCGAGTTTCATAGAATCAGGACCTGAGAAAATCGTGAAAGTTTTTTCACCTGATGGATATCCGCATATGAATACGGAGCTATTTGATCCGGAAGATTTTAAGATATCCAATTCATTACCTTATAATGGTTTTCCGAATAAAGGAGTACACATTCCTTTTCCGTAA
- a CDS encoding ABC transporter, whose amino-acid sequence MVKTYEFFVFFNRVVWKESKLAIIWPMMLPLITFFLINYRWFYDKPEFDTMLSYFAGFWAFIIVTVFLNGVGLRLSIFRETGFLKSFTYMTGSKNPIVFGLLMNQMALGFVSLIIFTVINGAIFNLPVLTLLFLVTCIYVLVALPIFLLMMWLPSVAVRATTIYSISNMLIFPATFIAVYRDVIQFPLLNFLFSLNPVEYVYRMSILLSNAFDLTNIATYNNWIILAISVLYSIIGIVCWKRLKLVSTMVRT is encoded by the coding sequence GTGGTAAAGACTTATGAATTCTTTGTCTTCTTCAATCGAGTCGTTTGGAAAGAGAGTAAATTAGCGATTATCTGGCCGATGATGCTACCCTTGATTACTTTTTTCCTAATCAACTATCGGTGGTTCTATGATAAGCCAGAATTCGACACAATGCTGTCCTATTTTGCTGGATTTTGGGCATTTATCATTGTGACCGTATTTCTGAACGGAGTCGGTTTACGGTTGTCTATTTTCAGAGAAACGGGTTTTTTGAAAAGTTTTACGTATATGACAGGATCTAAGAATCCTATTGTGTTTGGACTACTTATGAATCAAATGGCGCTTGGGTTTGTTTCGTTGATTATTTTCACTGTTATTAACGGAGCTATTTTCAATCTACCCGTCCTTACATTACTGTTTTTGGTAACCTGTATTTATGTGTTAGTCGCATTGCCGATTTTCTTATTAATGATGTGGTTGCCTTCGGTTGCGGTGCGAGCGACGACAATCTATTCCATCAGCAATATGTTAATCTTTCCTGCAACCTTCATTGCTGTTTATCGAGATGTCATCCAATTTCCGTTATTAAACTTTCTTTTTAGTCTGAATCCAGTCGAATATGTGTATCGAATGTCTATTTTATTAAGTAACGCATTTGACTTAACTAACATTGCGACGTATAACAATTGGATTATACTGGCCATTTCTGTCCTTTATTCCATCATTGGCATCGTTTGTTGGAAAAGACTGAAGCTCGTATCAACAATGGTCAGAACATAA
- a CDS encoding ATP-binding cassette domain-containing protein produces MISVKDVNYRYPKAKSNVLNDITMSFDQGKVNVIAGLNGAGKTTLFDLITGVYPIQNGEFQNVPKMDDILYQIQGTFLSQMILGRDYARLVYKISGKKFQKGSPSAFIDLGDQRENTLLERLWNRELGQMSVGERRWLYVTLLSQLDRKMYLFDEPTSAIDPSSRLKICKRLERLAKEPGKTVIMSSHHLHELEFIACKLFVMNNGSVTFQGSYHEFLSTFETTNPDIAFDHCINL; encoded by the coding sequence ATGATATCAGTAAAAGATGTAAATTATCGTTATCCAAAAGCGAAAAGTAATGTTTTAAACGATATAACCATGTCGTTTGACCAAGGTAAAGTAAACGTGATAGCTGGATTGAATGGGGCAGGAAAAACGACACTCTTTGATCTAATTACAGGGGTCTATCCGATACAAAATGGTGAATTTCAAAACGTACCAAAAATGGATGATATTCTTTATCAAATCCAAGGAACATTTCTTTCACAGATGATTCTTGGGCGAGATTATGCGAGGCTTGTATATAAAATTTCTGGTAAGAAGTTTCAAAAAGGATCTCCTTCAGCTTTCATTGATTTAGGGGATCAAAGGGAGAATACACTGCTTGAAAGGTTATGGAACCGTGAGCTCGGGCAAATGTCTGTCGGTGAGCGACGATGGCTCTATGTTACTCTGTTGTCTCAATTAGATAGAAAGATGTATTTGTTCGATGAGCCGACGAGTGCGATTGACCCGTCTTCAAGGCTGAAGATTTGCAAGCGGTTGGAAAGACTCGCCAAAGAACCCGGCAAAACCGTCATTATGTCGAGCCATCATCTACATGAATTAGAATTCATTGCCTGCAAACTATTTGTCATGAATAATGGTAGCGTTACATTCCAAGGATCCTATCATGAATTCCTATCAACCTTTGAAACAACGAATCCAGATATCGCTTTTGATCACTGTATTAATCTATAG